A DNA window from Hemiscyllium ocellatum isolate sHemOce1 chromosome X unlocalized genomic scaffold, sHemOce1.pat.X.cur. SUPER_X_unloc_3, whole genome shotgun sequence contains the following coding sequences:
- the LOC132808958 gene encoding probable E3 ubiquitin-protein ligase DTX3 produces the protein MLGARAGSGLGEVLVPDEVWEALRADPRLPDFEGSHGVEVGLQQGARSPRGMCTLALTPRHSGPWHWLARAREELVRLCCSVLPGRRAGGRDAVPPAPSPSPTPSDDLCPICLGEIGERQSLNRCGHTFCQPCLQGAFRVRPVCPVCGLVYGTVTGDQPAGGSMSSARQQSLHLPGYENSGTIQITYTIPSGVQGPEHPNPGLPYRGTTRVAYLPDCREGRKVHQLLQRAFDQRLVFTVGTSRTTGRSNVVTWNDIHHKTSPWGGPQRFGYPDPSYLERVQQELAAKGITAD, from the exons ATGCTAGGGGCTCGCGCTGGGAGCGGGTTGGGGGAGGTGCTGGTCCCGGACGAGGTGTGGGAAGCCCTGAGGGCTGACCCCCGCCTGCCCGATTTCGAGGGGAGCCACGGGGTGGAGGTGGGTCTGCAGCAGGGCGCTCGCTCCCCCAGGGGGATGTGCACCCTCGCCCTGACCCCCCGACACTCCGGCCCTTGGCACTGGCTGGCGCGGGCCCGGGAGGAGTTGGTGCGCCTGTGCTGCTCGGTGCTCCCGGGCCGGAGGGCGGGCGGACGCGACGCGGTGCCCCcggccccctccccctcccccaccccctcggACGACCTCTGCCCCATCTGCCTGGGTGAGATTGGTGAGAGGCAGAGCCTGAACCGCTGCGGCCACACGTTTTGCCAGCCCTGCCTACAGGGGGCGTTCCGGGTCCGGCCGGTCTGCCCCGTCTGTGGTCTGGTCTATGGCACGGTGACCGGGGACCAGCCAGCGGGGGGCTCGATGTCGTCTGCGAGACAACAGAGCCTCCACTTACCCGGGTACGAGAACTCAGGCACCATCCAGATCACCTACACCATCCCCAGCGGCGTCCAGGGG CCTGAACACCCGAACCCCGGCCTGCCGTACCGAGGGACAACGCGAGTGGCCTACCTCCCTGACTGTAGGGAGGGACGCAAAGTTCACCAGCTCCTCCAGAGGGCCTTCGATCAGAGGCTGGTGTTCACCGTCGGCACCTCTCGCACCACCGGGAGATCTAACGTGGTGACTTGGAATGACATTCACCACAAAACCAGCCCCTGGGGGGGCCCGCAGCG CTTCGGATACCCCGACCCCTCGTACTTGGAGCGAGTACAGCAGGAACTGGCGGCTAAAGGCATCACAGCAGACTAG